In Candidatus Poribacteria bacterium, a single genomic region encodes these proteins:
- a CDS encoding nuclear transport factor 2 family protein, translating into MLRICTCLTLLLSVMGCKSQTFQEHLLEPPPPLINFALSRNGAIADASQSVPNHRAEEVIDGDTNSETWDEGSGWGSSLEHLRTSDLNKRPYVSVTLAKPVDIRKIVMWTIDSEEYPAPQFGLKDYRIEYWHGTGWGLIPSGDTKDKQYTARDNTKGKRVHEVRQRLIASKVRLVPVSSNDTVFNYQHMAGRRPVYAVDGIARVMELEVWGYAAPEVHTLKQIAQGIPPESMAHPVATATQEGEPQTEPTIKEIIQRVLNRYELGYDMSNLTEVMSCFSEAYLSNGRTYQDVKTKAAQFFDVYHQIDMTLTDIDIHPNIADDTAIVTGGYTLQYAPKANGQVEQMSGKLTLVFANEAETWRIIRAE; encoded by the coding sequence ATGCTTCGTATATGTACATGTCTGACGCTTTTGCTTTCAGTGATGGGTTGTAAATCGCAAACTTTTCAAGAACATCTTTTAGAACCGCCACCACCTCTTATCAATTTCGCGCTGAGTCGAAATGGAGCAATCGCCGATGCGTCACAATCCGTTCCAAACCACCGCGCAGAAGAGGTCATCGATGGGGATACCAACTCCGAGACGTGGGATGAGGGCAGTGGATGGGGGAGTAGTTTAGAACATCTACGCACCTCAGATTTAAATAAGCGACCTTATGTGTCGGTAACGCTCGCGAAGCCGGTCGATATTCGTAAGATTGTTATGTGGACAATCGACTCTGAGGAATATCCTGCACCACAATTCGGGTTGAAAGACTATCGGATTGAGTATTGGCACGGCACCGGTTGGGGACTTATTCCGTCAGGCGATACGAAGGACAAACAATATACAGCGCGAGATAATACCAAAGGGAAGCGGGTTCATGAGGTTCGCCAACGCCTAATTGCGAGCAAAGTTCGGCTCGTTCCCGTTTCCTCAAATGATACGGTTTTCAATTACCAACACATGGCAGGGAGGCGACCTGTGTATGCAGTGGACGGCATCGCGCGAGTTATGGAATTAGAGGTCTGGGGGTATGCCGCCCCGGAAGTGCATACACTCAAGCAGATTGCGCAAGGAATCCCGCCGGAATCAATGGCGCATCCCGTAGCAACAGCGACACAGGAGGGTGAGCCTCAAACCGAACCGACGATCAAAGAGATTATTCAGCGCGTCCTAAACCGATATGAACTCGGATACGACATGTCGAACCTAACGGAGGTTATGTCCTGTTTTTCGGAAGCGTATCTCTCCAATGGACGCACATACCAAGACGTTAAAACAAAGGCAGCCCAGTTTTTTGATGTTTATCATCAGATTGATATGACATTGACCGACATTGACATCCATCCGAACATAGCCGACGATACCGCCATTGTAACGGGTGGCTACACGTTGCAATATGCCCCGAAGGCGAACGGTCAGGTTGAACAGATGTCTGGTAAATTGACGTTGGTTTTTGCGAATGAAGCAGAAACATGGCGGATTATTCGCGCAGAGTAA
- a CDS encoding phytanoyl-CoA dioxygenase family protein — MKLTEHQVNFFNTFGYLAIPGMFSPSEMEWIIEEFEISIQEFGGGKAHDGTRRTMFGGPIEHRPRLCTLLDDERVKGLIGGVIGEDFNYAGGDGNYYAGDTGWHPDGSWGRLFACKVAFYLDPLTKDTGCLRIIPGSQNPAHFVRAEKIDPNQSETLYGIHPRDFPTSIALENTPGDVVIFNHDTYHAAFGGGTRRRMFTMNCTQQCTTEPDLETLHQYLSVHSAGGYKIETGAGMYFPTMVDTAGAERQIHLQQCSDIHDELFPQYARRS; from the coding sequence ATGAAATTGACAGAACATCAAGTGAATTTTTTCAATACTTTCGGTTACCTCGCTATCCCCGGTATGTTTTCGCCAAGCGAGATGGAATGGATTATCGAAGAATTTGAAATATCGATTCAAGAATTTGGGGGTGGCAAAGCTCATGATGGAACACGTCGCACAATGTTCGGCGGTCCGATTGAACACCGTCCTCGACTCTGCACTTTGCTCGATGATGAACGGGTTAAAGGACTCATTGGGGGTGTGATCGGTGAAGACTTCAACTACGCTGGAGGCGATGGGAACTATTACGCTGGCGACACCGGTTGGCATCCTGATGGAAGTTGGGGACGTCTCTTCGCTTGTAAAGTGGCGTTTTACCTCGATCCTTTGACAAAAGACACTGGATGCTTACGTATCATTCCGGGGAGCCAAAACCCTGCACACTTTGTCAGAGCCGAAAAGATTGACCCAAATCAATCAGAGACATTGTACGGTATCCATCCGCGTGATTTTCCGACCAGCATCGCGTTGGAAAATACACCCGGCGATGTCGTGATTTTCAACCACGACACCTATCATGCAGCATTTGGAGGCGGTACCCGCCGGCGGATGTTCACGATGAATTGCACGCAACAGTGCACGACCGAACCGGATTTAGAAACGCTTCATCAATACTTAAGTGTCCATTCAGCAGGTGGATATAAAATTGAAACGGGCGCGGGAATGTATTTCCCAACAATGGTTGACACTGCGGGCGCGGAGCGACAGATCCATCTCCAGCAATGTAGCGATATTCATGACGAATTATTTCCGCAATATGCCCGACGTTCATAG
- a CDS encoding phytanoyl-CoA dioxygenase family protein: MVQEQSNLWAKSYINDGYLLLPDVITLEECDDLKAEMLKIFRGDYACEAIPPMPETASEMEALDRIMCVGEPHVFSPLVRRYVEHPKICEVLRTIVGAHIPFWEGGVKCMQSMMLSKVPGHTGNPWHQDEHPIPTRDRSLLGAWITLDDTTIENGCLWVLPNSHRSGVIYDRFPHNKRHEFDSCHEAAGFDDTDEIPIEMSAGSVLFFNGYLLHRSKKNRSDTFRRILVSHYCSTASWLGWKGQRNYRGVLTIAGEDPYIDEGYVTPNVWARWE, encoded by the coding sequence ATCGTGCAAGAACAGTCTAACCTTTGGGCAAAATCATATATCAATGACGGATATTTACTGCTTCCGGATGTCATTACGCTGGAAGAATGTGATGACCTGAAAGCAGAAATGCTGAAAATCTTTCGTGGGGATTACGCGTGTGAGGCGATCCCACCGATGCCGGAGACAGCAAGCGAAATGGAAGCTTTGGATAGAATTATGTGTGTCGGCGAACCACATGTCTTCAGCCCGTTGGTTCGGCGTTACGTTGAACATCCAAAAATTTGTGAAGTCCTCCGAACAATCGTTGGGGCACACATCCCGTTTTGGGAGGGGGGCGTGAAATGTATGCAGTCAATGATGTTAAGCAAGGTGCCGGGACATACGGGTAATCCGTGGCATCAGGACGAGCACCCGATTCCGACGCGTGATCGATCCCTACTCGGCGCGTGGATTACATTAGATGACACTACAATTGAAAACGGTTGTCTCTGGGTGCTGCCGAATAGCCACCGTTCCGGTGTGATTTACGACCGTTTCCCTCACAATAAACGCCATGAATTCGACAGTTGCCATGAAGCAGCGGGCTTCGATGACACCGACGAGATCCCGATTGAAATGTCAGCCGGTAGCGTTCTCTTTTTTAACGGTTACCTCTTACACCGCTCGAAAAAGAATCGAAGTGACACATTCCGGCGGATCCTTGTGAGTCACTACTGTTCAACAGCATCATGGTTAGGGTGGAAGGGACAGCGGAATTATCGCGGTGTTCTTACCATCGCAGGCGAAGATCCTTACATTGACGAAGGCTATGTCACACCGAACGTCTGGGCGCGATGGGAATAG